A stretch of DNA from Candidatus Margulisiibacteriota bacterium:
GCGTCATGCTGTCGTCAATTTTAAATTGCTCCGGCGGCGTGAAGTTCAGCGGTGGTATCTTCAGTGTCCGCGGATCGGTCAATCTGCCGGTCAGCGCGGTCGCGGCGGCGGTTTCCGGCGAGACCAGATAAATGCCAGCGTCCTTAGTGCCGGAGCGTCCCTGAAAATTGCGGTTATTGGTGCGCACGGACACGCCGCCACTGCTGGGCGCCTGACCCATGCCGATGCAAAAACCGCAGGCGGATTCCAGGAGGCGCGCTCCGGCGGCGACGATAGCGGCCAGCGCGCCGTTGGCCGCTATCATTTCCAGTACCTGCTTAGAGCCGGGCGCCACGCCCAGAGAAATATCCGCGGCGATTTTCCGCCCCTGGAGCATATGCGCGACGGTCAGCAGGTCTTTGTAGGACGAGTTGGTGCAGGAACCGATGAGCGCTTGATCGACCTTTAAGTCCGCTAATTCCGCGACTTTTTTCACGATGTCCGGCATGTGCGGACAGGCGACGAGCGGCTCTAGCGCGTTCAGGTCAATAGTTATCTCCGCGTCATACACCGCGTCGGCGTCAGCCGTGATCTCCTGCCAATCCGCCCCGCGGCTTTGCGCCTGCAAAAATTGTCGGGTTGCGGCATCGGACGGAAAAACGCTGGTTGTCGCGCCCAGCTCCGCGCCCATATTGGCGATCGTGGCGCGTTCCGGCACGGAAAGAGTTTTTACACCGTCGCCGTCGTATTCGATGATCTTGCCTACGCCGCCTTTGACGGTCAGCCGCCGCAGGACTTCCAGAATAATATCTTTGGCCGCGACGAAAGGCTGCAGCCGGCCGGTTAAGCGCACTCTAATAATTTGCGGCATGGTTAAGTAAAAAGGCTGTCCGGCCATAGCGCAGGCCACATCCAGCCCGCCCGCGCCGATAGCGATCTGGCCGAGTCCGCCGCCCGTCGGCGTGTGCGAATCCGAGCCGAGCAGCGTAGTCCCGGGTTTGCCGAAACGCTCCAGATGCACCTGATGACAGATGCCATTGCCCGGCCGTGAAAATTTGACGCCGTATTTGGCCGCGACGGTTTGCAGGTAACGGTGATCGTCCATATTCATAAAATCGTTTTGCAAAGTATTGTGATCAACATAACTTACGGACAACTCGGTTTTGACCTGCGGTATGTTCATGGCCTCAAACTGCAGATAAGCCAGGGTGCCGGTCGCGTCCTGCGTGAGCGTCTGGTCAATACGGATAGCGATGGGCGCGCCGCGCCGCAATTCACCTACCGCCAGATGTTTGGCAATTATTTTTTCCGCGACAGTCAGGCCCATGCGCGGCTCCGGCAGAACCCCAGTGTTGAGCGTATCCGCGCGCGGTGCAGGTTTTTCATGCGGACAATTGTATAATAGTTTTGTTATAATATACACATGCGCAGTCTGGCCAATGTTATTCAAAAATTGATCGACAAAAATACTTTTCCGCAAAAAGACGCGGTGGAAATCATGGAGTATATTCTTTCCGGCAAATGTTCCGATGCCGAACTGGGCGCGTTCTTGATCGCGCTGCGTTTGAAAGGCGAGGACCTGACCGAGCTGCTGGGTTTTGCGCAGGTTGTGCGCCGGCAGGCGGTCAAGGTCAAAGCGCCGGCCGCCGGGTTGATCGACACCTGCGGCACTGGCGGTGGGCTGCAGGACACTTTTAATATTTCCACGCTGGCGGCTTTTGTAGCGGCGGCGGCCGGCGCGCGGGTAGCCAAGCAGGTTTATGCCGATCCGGGCTACGGCTGCAGTTCGCGGCAAGTGCTGGACAAACTCGGCGTTAATATAGAAATGGCGCCGGAAAAAATCCTCAAATTGCTGGCTAAAACTGGACTGACTTTTTTGTACCTGCCGCTTTTTCACCCGCGCCTGGAGCAGTTGACGCGCGTCAGCAGGCAGATCGCTGTGCTCAATTTGACGAATACGCTTTTTCCGCTGATCAATCCGCTACGTTTGCAAGGGCAGAGCAGCGGTGTTTTCAATGAACAGCTGACCACGTTGCTGGCCAGCGTCGTGCGGGCGCAGGGCGTCCAGCGCGCTTTTATTTTTCACGGTGTGGAAGGGCTCGACGAAATTTCGATCGCCGCCAACACGCGCATTTCCGAATTGCGCAAAGATCTCATCAGCACTTATATTTTTACGCCGGAACGTTTCGGTCTGCCGTCCGCGTCCGTTTCCACGCTGCATTGCAACAGCGCGGCGGACAGCGCGCAGATTTGCCGGGTTATTTTGGCCGGCCGCGAGGATTCACCGCGCGCGGATGTGGTCGCTTTGAATGCCGCCGCCGCGCTGGTGGCCGCCGGTCTGGCCAAAGATCTCCGGTCCGGTTTTCAAAAAGCTAAAGAAACTTTGCACAATGGTCTGGCCAGTAAAAAACTGGAAGAAGTCGCCGCGGCTGCTCAATCTTTAGCAAAAAAACAGAAAAAAATGGCGCGTCTGCTCAAAAATAAACGCAAATCCCGCTAATAAACGCCAAAAACCTGGCATAAAACCTGTAATTATCAGTTGGGACAAGGGGGAATTTTTTTGAACAAAGCGGAGGCGCAGATGCGCATCAAGTTAAACGTCAATCGTTTGTTTGACGGCGGTAAACTGCTGGTGACGCGCGATGATTATGCGGACAGTGTGAATTATGAATATCTGGAAAGCAACGAAAGGTTTTACAAACTGGCGGGGCTGATCCGTTAATTTATAAATAAAAAAAAGGGGTTGGTGGTTATGCGGAAGGTCAACGACAGCGGCAGCTACAAAAAAACTAAAGTGAAAGAAATGCCGCGCACTTTGCAGGATGATAATGGCTTTGTGCGTATAGACCCGCGCTATTTGGCCAATGCCTGAGGGGTTGTTTTTTCAATGACTCAAAATATTATCGCCCTGACCGTAGCCAAACTGTACGGCGTGCGGTGTCGGGAAGTCTTTTTCCTGCGTTGACCAGCGGTACTGGTATTTCAAAAAGTCGCCGGTACTGGTTTTGCCGCCGATAGTGGTGATATAGAGCGTTTTGCCGGTTTTAGCGCCATATTCCTGACCGTTGACGACAATACCGCGCTGGGGGGCGTAGACGCGCATTTCCAGTCCGGCCGCGCTGTCGACATGGGTGAGCAGCGAGTCTATGCCAAAGATCAGCTGGTCGTTTTCCGCGCCGAGATAGATTTTGGTATTGGCGCGCAGGATCGCCGCGCTGAGAATAATAAACAACAAAATACTTTTTTTCATAATCGCGCTCCCTGTATAAATAAATCGTAATTTTGCCGCAATAGTTTCATTTATTTTTGTACCGAAAACGGATATGGCTTTTTGCAGAGGTTCCACTGCTGTTTGCTTTTGGCCATGCAAGTTTCGGCTGGCGGGCGACGATATTATAAACACAAAAGGGAGAAAGGGGAGAAGATCATGGCTCTAAATATAAATAGTTTTGAGAGATCACTGCAAAGTGGCTTAAATCCGGCGTCGTGGGACAGCCCCAAAAGCATTGTCAAAGATGTGATCGAGGCTTCGCTCAAAGCCAGCAATACCAAAGCGGTGAACACCGAGCTGCTGGTGGAAGCCGCGATCCGCGATCCAGGGGTGCTGGCCGACATCAAAGCCGTGGCTGGCCGTCTGCTCAACGACAAACTTTAACGCAATCTGGCAATTTGAGCTTTGTCAATATGGTATAATATTTCTTAAAGCGGGGTATTCATTGGCAGCGCAATAAATCACTAAATTTCCATGCAAGTTTGGGCGGACTTGTGTCGATACTTAGTTTAGTAGAGGAGTGGGTAGAATGGCCAGCGAAGAAACATCAACATCAATGGTTTATACTTTGATCCTGAATCCGCGGGAAAGAATGCCGGCCAAAGAAGCGGACGCCAAGCGTTTCGCGCGCATGGTGCACAATGAGCTGGAAGAGCTGATGGCCCAGATCGCCAGTGACGAAAAAGAAATCACGATCGACGGCATGACTATCGACAAAACTTCCACGCTGGGCGCGATGATCATCAATGACAAGCTGTCGGAGATCGAATCAAAAAATACGCAGAACTTTAGCCTGCTCAGTGAGATCCGCCGCGCCGAAGATAGTCTGCGCCAAATTTTAGGTTAAGGGGGCTTGGTTATGGCAAATATAATGGAGTCTTATTCGTTTATCCAAAAGCCGCGCAAACCAATGCAGGCGGACACTACGGTGATCGATTATTCTTATGCCTCCAGCGCCAATCTTGACAAGAAAACCAATTACTTAATGGAGATGCTGAAATTTTTGCCGGACTACGAGCGCAAAGGTTTTGCTCTGGAAGCTACCGAAGACGACTACAATCAATACGGCAAGCTGGTCGATGGCACGCCGGTGTTTGGACAGGCGACCGGCTCGCTGCGGGGTTACGCCGGAGCTTACGGCGTGGCTGGTCTGCAGCTGCTGGCGGATAACACCGCGGATTTTCAACATCTGGATAATGCTATTGCCAGCGGGCCGCTCAATAGCTTGATCAGCGAGGCGCTGTGGGGCAAAGTGCAATACAATTTAAAAAGCGAGACACGCTCTTATTACGATATGATGATGACCGGCCTCGACGAATTGTCGCCGGAGAAAACATTTTATGTTTTGACGGCTATGCTGGAATCGCGCAGCCGCGTGACTTCCACGCTGGCGGAGATTTTTGGCCAGCCGACCATGTCGGACAGCGCGCGCTTCGCGGCTTTCGAGACCTGGTACGCGCAGAATACCGGCGCCGAGCCGGGCAAGGCGGCGTTCCTGTCATTTTTTCTGGATGCCAGCCAATCTTTTGTTTCGCATGTGCTGCCGTTGTTCGGTGGCAGTGACGAGCATTTGCAGAGCGCTACGGACAAAACGCAGGCGCAGAGTTTTATGACCACGCTGCAGAGCAAAGTGCAGGCTTACATCGCTTCTTTGAGCGGTGCGGCCAAACAAGAAGCCAGCGCGATCTGGTCAGCCTGGCTTAATCCGGCCGACCTGCCCACGGCCGCGCAAAATTACACGGCGGCGCGCGATACGGGCTGGGGACAGCGAGTGCAGGATGTTCTGCAAAAAGAAATAGACCGGATAATCAACAGCAATCTGGCCGGCCGCATTTCT
This window harbors:
- the trpD gene encoding anthranilate phosphoribosyltransferase, translating into MRSLANVIQKLIDKNTFPQKDAVEIMEYILSGKCSDAELGAFLIALRLKGEDLTELLGFAQVVRRQAVKVKAPAAGLIDTCGTGGGLQDTFNISTLAAFVAAAAGARVAKQVYADPGYGCSSRQVLDKLGVNIEMAPEKILKLLAKTGLTFLYLPLFHPRLEQLTRVSRQIAVLNLTNTLFPLINPLRLQGQSSGVFNEQLTTLLASVVRAQGVQRAFIFHGVEGLDEISIAANTRISELRKDLISTYIFTPERFGLPSASVSTLHCNSAADSAQICRVILAGREDSPRADVVALNAAAALVAAGLAKDLRSGFQKAKETLHNGLASKKLEEVAAAAQSLAKKQKKMARLLKNKRKSR
- a CDS encoding aconitate hydratase, giving the protein MGLTVAEKIIAKHLAVGELRRGAPIAIRIDQTLTQDATGTLAYLQFEAMNIPQVKTELSVSYVDHNTLQNDFMNMDDHRYLQTVAAKYGVKFSRPGNGICHQVHLERFGKPGTTLLGSDSHTPTGGGLGQIAIGAGGLDVACAMAGQPFYLTMPQIIRVRLTGRLQPFVAAKDIILEVLRRLTVKGGVGKIIEYDGDGVKTLSVPERATIANMGAELGATTSVFPSDAATRQFLQAQSRGADWQEITADADAVYDAEITIDLNALEPLVACPHMPDIVKKVAELADLKVDQALIGSCTNSSYKDLLTVAHMLQGRKIAADISLGVAPGSKQVLEMIAANGALAAIVAAGARLLESACGFCIGMGQAPSSGGVSVRTNNRNFQGRSGTKDAGIYLVSPETAAATALTGRLTDPRTLKIPPLNFTPPEQFKIDDSMTLEPNPRAEIIRGPNIKPCPKRGPLTADLSGEILLKAGDNITTDDIMPAGSKVLPLRSNVPAIANFVFSGLDPDFAKRALAKKGGFIVGGENYGQGSSREHAALAPMYLGVQAVLAKSFARIHKANLINFGILPLTFARPADYDQLAQGAELKITNITALLKENKNLTAESNGQKIDLNYDLSARDQAILSAGGMLNFVRN